GCTCATGGACGTCGTCCAGCACCACGCGTCCGCCGCAGCCTTCCCCGGCGGCGAGTCCATGCGGGCCATGCAGGCCCGCGCCGTGGACGCCGTGCGGGACTGGAACGCGCGCGTGGCGGCCGAGCACGGAGACGACGCCGCGTACGTGATGTGCTCGCACGGCGACATCATCAAGGCGCTCGTCGCGGACGCCCTCGGCCTCCACCTGGACCTGTTCCAGCGCCTCCACGTGGACCCGTGCTCCGTCACCGCCATCCGCTACACCCGCACCCGGCCCTTCCTGATCCGCCTCGGCGACACGGGCGACTTCACCGCGCTCGCCCCCCGCGACGGCGGCGAAGGCGGCGACGGCGGGGGCAACGGCTACGCCGACGGGGGCGCCGCGCAGGTCGGCGGCGGCGCGGGCGCACCGTGATCGCTTCGCACAGTAGGGTGGATGCGCTGCCGAGACGGCCGTGGCGTCCGACCCACGACAAGACCAAGGGAGAGGGAACGTGTCCCGTCAGGTGTTCCTCTATGACCCGCCGGAGCGCTTCGTGGCCGGTACGGTCGGGCTGCCTGGCCGCCGTACGTTCTTCCTCCAGGCGTCCGCCGGCGGTCGGACCACCAGCGTCGCGCTGGAGAAGACGCAGGTCGCGGCGCTCGCCGAGCGCATGGACGAGCTGCTGGACGAGGTGGTGCGCCGCACCGGCGGCAACGCCCCGGTCCCGGCCGTCGCCCCCGCCGACGTGACCGACACGGCGCCGCTCGACACGCCCGTCGAGGAGGAGTTCCGCGTCGGCACCATGGCGCTGGCCTGGGACGGCGAGGAGCAGCGGCTCGTCGTCGAGGCGCAGGCGCTCGTGGAGCTCGACGCGGATTCCGAGGAGGACCTCGCCGAGGCGGAGGAACGTCTCCTCCAGGACGAGGAGAACGGCCCGCCCATGCTCCGCGTCCGCCTCACCGGCGCCCAGGCGCGGGCCTTCGCCAAGCGCGCCCTCGACGTCGTCAACGCCGGCCGCCCCCCGTGCCCCCTGTGCAGCCTGCCGCTCGACCCGGAAGGACACGTATGTCCGCGCCAGAACGGATACCGCCGAGGGGCCTGACGGCCACCGCCGACGTGCTGGAGCTGCTCGCCGAGGGCGAGCTGACCGTACGCGGCCAGATCCGCGAGGCGTCCAACGCGGTGCTGCTGTGCTCCGTCGCGTACGACGGCGTGGAGGCGGACTGCGTGTACAAGCCCGTCGCGGGGGAGCGGCCCCTGTGGGACTTCCCCGACGGCACGCTCGCGCAGCGGGAGGCCGCCGCGTACGCCGTGTCCGAGGCGACCGGCTGGGGCCTCGTCCCGCCGACCGTGCTGCGCGAGGGGCCGTACGGGCCGGGCATGGTCCAGCAGTGGATCGACGCGGACCCGTCGGCGCCGCCGCTGCTCTCCCTGGTGGACGGCGACGAGCCCGGCGACGGCTGGCGCCCGGTGGGCCTCGCCGACGTGGGCGGCGGCCGCACGGCGCTGCTGGTCCACGCCGACGACCCGCGGCTGCGGCGGCTCGCGGTACTCGACGCCGTGATCAACAACGGTGACCGCAAGGGCGGCCATCTGCTGCCCGGCCCCGACGGCCGCCTCCACGCCATCGACCACGGGGTCACCTTCCACGCCGAGGACAAGCTCCGCACGCTGTTCTGGGGCTGGGCGGGGGAGCCGCTCCCCGTGGAGACGCTGGAGGCGCTGGCCCGGCTCGACGCGGAGCTGGCGCCCGGCGCCCCGCTCGCCACCCGCATGGAGCAGCTGGTCACCCCGGCCGAGCTGGACGCCCTGCGAGCCCGCGTCACCGCCCTGCGCACCACGGCCCGCCACCCGGAACCGTCCGGCACCTGGCCGCCCATCCCCTGGCCGCCCGTCTGACCCGACGGGCCGCAGCACATCGCGGTCGTGCGCGCAAGAGCGCGTAACCGGTCATGATCCTGCATCCGGTTCGTATCCGGAACACCCGTCCGGTTACGCTCGATGCATGCATGCCTGGCCCGCTTCTGAGGTCCCCGCCCTGCCCGGCAAGGGCCGCGACCTCCGGATCCACGACACCGCGACCGGCGGACGAGTGACCCTCGACCCCGGCCCCGTCGCCCGTATCTACGTCTGCGGCATCACGCCGTACGACGCGACCCACATGGGTCACGCGGCGACCTACAACGCGTTCGACCTCGTTCAGCGCGTGTGGCTCGACACCAAGCGGCAGGTTCACTACGTGCAGAACGTGACCGACGTGGACGACCCCCTCCTGGAGCGGGCCGCCCGTGACGGCATCGACTGGACCGGCCTGGCCGAGCGTGAGACATCCCTGTTCCGCGAGGACATGACGGCCCTGCGGATGCTGCCCCCGAAGCACTACATCGGCGCCGTCGAGGCGATACCCGGCATCGTCCCGCTGGTGGAGCGGCTGCGCGACATGGGCGCCGCCTACGAGCTGGACGGCGACGTCTACTTCTCCGTCGAGGCCGACCGCCACTTCGGCGAGGTCTCCCACTACGACGCCGAGGTCATGCGGGCCCTGTCCGCCGAGCGCGGCGGCGACCCCGACCGGCCCGGCAAGAAGAACCCGCTCGACCCGATGCTGTGGATGGCCGCCCGCGAGGGCGAGCCGAGCTGGGACGGCGGTTCCCTCGGCCCCGGCCGCCCCGGCTGGCACATCGAGTGCGTCGCCATCGCGCTCGACCACCTCGGCATGGGCTTCGACGTCCAGGGCGGCGGCTCCGACCTGATCTTCCCGCACCACGAGATGGGCGCCTCCCACGCCCACGCGCTGACCGGCGAGTTCCCCTTCGCCAAGGCGTACGTGCACGCCGGGATGGTCGCCCTGCACGGCCAGAAGATGTCGAAGTCCAAGGGCAACCTGGTATTCGTCTCCGCGCTGCGCCGCCAGGGCGTGGACCCGGCCGCGATCCGCCTGACCCTGCTGGCCCACCACTACCGGGCCGACTGGGAGTGGACCGACCAGGTCCTGGACGAGGCCGCCGAGCGGCTGGGCCGCTGGCGCGCCGCCGTGTCCCGCCCCGACGGGCCCCCGGCCGACCAGCTGGTCGAGGAGATCCGCGAGGCGCTCGCCGACGACCTGGACACGCCCGCGGCGCTCGCCGCCGTGGACCGCTGGGTGGAGCTCCAGCGCACCGAGGGCGGCACGGACGAGGGCGCGCCCGGCCTCGTCTCCCGCGCGGTGGACGCGCTGATGGGCGTGGCGCTCTGACCTGTCCGGTGAGGAACTGACGAGGCCGCCCGGGGCGTGGGGTCCCCCGGGCGGCCGTCACCTTTCCGGACGTGCGGCAGCGGGACGTACGACAGCGGGGCGGTGCCGCCGTGACGGTGCCGCCCCGCTGCCGTACCCGCCGGTGCTACTCGCCGGACTCCTGACGGCCACCGTCCCCGGTGCCGCCGTCCCCGGCCCCGGTGTCCTTGGGCTCGGTGTCCTCGGTGTCCTCGGTCCCGGCGTCCTTGGTGCGGCCGCCGGAGCCGTCGCCGCGGCCCTCGTCCGTACCGCCCTTGTCCGCCCGGCTCTCGTTCGTCGGCCCCTCGGCCGACTGGTTCTCGGCCGCCTTGTCGTCGGCGCCCCGGCCGGAGGGCTTCACGGGGCGGGTGCGGCCACCGGCCGGGTCCCGCAGGTACGAGCTGTCGGCGCCCTCCGTGGCGTGGCCCCCGGTCCCGGGCAGGCCGCCCTGCCCCGCGCCCGGGCCGCCCGCGCCGGGACCGTGCCCCGCCCCCGGGCCCGTACCGGGGCCGCCGTCGCGCCGCCGCAGGTACCGCTCGAACTCGCGGGCGATGGCCTCGCCGGACGCCTCGGGCAGCTCGGCCGTGTCCCGCGCCTCCTCCAGCGTCTGCACGTATTCGGCCACCTCGCTGTCCTCGGACGCCAGTTGGTCCACGCCGAGCTGCCAGGCGCGGGCGTCCTCGGCCAGTTCGCCGAGCGGGATGCGCAGGTCGATCAGGTCCTCGAGCCGGTTCAACAGGGCCAGCGTCGCCTTGGGGTTCGGCGGCTGCGACACGTAGTGCGGCACCGCCGCCCACAGGCTGACCGCGGGGACACCGGCGTGGGTGCAGGCCTCCTGGAGGATGCCGACGATGCCCGTCGGCCCCTCGTACCGGGTCTCCTCCAGCTCCATCCGGCGCGCCAGGTCCGGGTCGGACGTGACCCCGCTGACCGGGACGGGCCGCGTGTGCGGGGTGTCGCCGAGCAGCGCGCCCAGGATCACCACCATCTCCACGCCCAGCTCGTGCGCGAAGCCCAGCAGCTCGTTGCAGAACGAGCGCCAGCGCATCGACGGCTCTATGCCGCGGACCAGCACCAGGTCGCGCGGCTTCTCGCCGCCGACGCGGACCACGGACAGCCGGGTGGTGGGCCAGGTGATCCTCCGTACCCCGCCGTCCAGCCACACCGTGGGCCGGTTGACCTGGAAGTCGTAGTAGTCCTCGGCGTCGAGCGCCGCGAACACCTCGCCCTTCCACTCCCGTTCCAGGTGCGCGACCGCGGTGGAGGCGGCGTCGCCGGCGTCGTTCCAGCCCTCGAACGCGGCCACCATGACCGGGTCGATCAGCTCGGGAACCCCCTCGAGCTCGATCACCCAGGCCTCCTTCCGAAGTTCCGTCCGTACGAACCAACCTTACGGCGTTCGGGGCCCCTGCCCGCAGCCACTTGTACACGTCCGGGTGCTGTACCGGCCCCACACGACTACCCCTGCGCGAAGCCAGGGACACTCCGTCTTCCGCCGAGGCCGGCGCCCCGGACACCCCCTCGGGGCACCGCCCGGCGCGGCCAACGCCGCCGCCCGCGCCGCCCTTTGGACCGGCGCGGAGCCGAGCGCCCGCGGCACGAGGAGGGCGGCCCCCGAAGGAGCCGCCCTCACACCCCGGCACGCCCCTGGGGGCACGCCTTCAGTCACGCCCGGCACGGGCCCCTGGGGGCCCGCCGGATTCCCCTCCCTGGTGTGCCCGTCAGGGCCGGTCGGCCAGCATGGCCTCGACCCGGCCGCGGATCTCGTCCGTGGCCAGGCCCCGGATCGTCAGCGTCGTACGGCGGCGCAGCACGTCGTCCGCCGTCTCGGCCCACTCGAGGTCGCGGGCGTAGGCCACCTGCGCCCAGATCTCCGGGGCGTCCGGGTGTATCCGCTCGGCCAGCTCCGGGTTCTCGTACGCCATGCGCGCGATGTCGAAGGACAGCGAGCCGTAGTGCGTGGCGAGGTGGCGGGCCGTGTCGGCGGCCATGCGCGGGCCGGGCGTACCGCCGTCGATCAGGAGCCGGTGCGCGACCGCGTTCGGGTTGGCGATGCCCGGCAGCGGAAGCTTCTTCGGCAGGCGGGCGATCGGCTCCATGTCGTCGGCGAGCGGCCGTCCGGGCAGCGCGGCCAGCTTGTTCATCACCGTGCGGCCGATGTGGCGGAACGTCGTCCACTTGCCGCCCGCGACCGACAGCATGCCGCCCCGGCCCTCGGTGACGACCGTCTCGCGCTTGGCCTTCGACGTGTCGCCGGGGCCGCCGGGCAGCACCCGGAGACCGGCGAAGGCGTACGTGATCAGGTCGCGGTCGAGCTGCTGGTCGCGGATGGAGAAGGCGGCCTCGTCCAGGATCTGGGCGATGTCCTTCTCGTTGACCGCGACGTCCGCCGGGTCGCCCTCGTACTCCTCGTCGGTGGTGCCGAGGAGCAGCATGTCCTCCCAGGGGAGGGCGAAGGTGATGCGGTACTTGTCGATCGGCGTGGCCAGCGCCGCCTTCCACGGCGAGGTGCGCTTCAGGACCAGGTGGGCGCCCTTCGACAGGCGGATGGACGGGGCCGCGTTGGGGTCCTCCATCCGGCGCAGGTGGTCCACCCACGGACCGGTCGCGTTGAGCACCAGCCGGGCGTCGACGCCGAACTCGGTGCCGTCGAGCCGGTCCACCAGGTCGGCGCCGGTGACGCGGCCCCGCGTGAAGCGCAGTCCGGTGACGGCGGCGTGGTTGAGGACGGTGGCGCCCGCGTCCACGGCCGCGCGGACCGTCATGAGCGCCATCCGGGCGTCGTTCATCTGGTCGTCGCCGTAGACCGCGACGGCCTTCAGGTTGTCGATGCGCAGCTCCGGCACGTCCTGCGCGGCCTTCGCCGGGCTGAGCAGGTGGCCGACGCCGTCGCCGAAGGCGGAGAGCGCCGAGTACGCGAAGACACCCGCGCCGAGCTTCGCCGCGCCGTGCGGCCCGCCCTTGTACACCGGGAGGTAGAAGGTGAGCGGGTTCGCCAGGTGCGGGGCGACCTGCCGGGAGACCGCACGGCGCTCGAAGTGGTTCTCCGCGACCAGCTTCACCGCGCCGGTCTGCAGGTAGCGCAGACCGCCGTGGAGGAGCTTGGAGGAGGCGGAGGAGGTGGCGCCGGCGAAGTCGCCGGCGTCCACCAGGGCCACCCGCAGCCCGGACTGGGCGGCGTGCCAGGCGGTGGAGATTCCGAGGATGCCGCCGCCGACGACCAGCAGGTCGTACGTCGCCTTGGACAGCAGCTCCCTGGTCTCTGCGCGGCTCGGCAGGGAACCGGCAGCCGGGTGCGTCCCGAGGGCGGGAACGCATCGCAGGGTGGTCATGTCGTATTACTCCTCGTCAGTTCTCTTCTTCGAGCCAGCCCATGGAGCGCTCCACGGCCTTGAGCCAGTTCTTGTACTCGCGGTCGCGGGTGTCCGCGTCCATGCGCGGGGTCCACTCGGCGGCGCGCCGCCAGTTGGCCCGCAGGGCGTCGGTGTCGGGCCAGAAGCCGACGGCCAGACCGGCCGCGTAGGCGGCGCCGAGGCAGGTCGTCTCGGCGACCATCGGGCGCACGACGGGTGCGTCCAGGACGTCCGAGAGGGTCTGCATCAGCAGGTTGTTGGAGGTCATGCCGCCGTCGACCTTCAGGGCGGTCAGCTCGACGCCGGAGTCCTTGGTCATGGCGTCGGTGATCTCGCGGGTCTGCCAGGCGGTGGCCTCCAGCACGGCGCGGGCGATGTGCGCCTTGGTGACGTACCGGGTCAGTCCGGCGATCACACCGCGAGCGTCGGAGCGCCAGTACGGGGCGAACAGGCCGGAGAAGGCCGGCACGAAGTAGGCGCCGCCGTTGTCCTCGACGGACAGGGCGAGCGTCTCGATCTCGGCGGCGGTGCTGATGAGGCCCATCTGGTCGCGCATCCACTGGACGAGCGAGCCGGTGACGGCGATGGAGCCCTCCAGCGCGTAGACCGGCTTGGCGTCGCCGATCTGGTAGCCGACGGTGGTGAGCAGCCCGCTGTAGGAGTTGATCACCTTGTCACCGGTGTTCATCAGCATGAAGGTGCCGGTGCCGTAGGTGGACTTCGCCTCGCCCTCCGCGAAGCAGGTCTGGCCGAACAGGGCCGCCTGCTGGTCGCCGAGCGCGGAGGCGACGGGGATGCCGTCCAGGACGCCGCCCCTGACGTGCCCGTACACCTCGGCGGAGGAGCGGATCTCCGGGAGGACCGCTGCGGGCACCTCCATGGACTGGAGGATCTTGTCGTCCCACTGCATCGTGTGCAGGTTCATCAGCATGGTGCGGGAGGCGTTGGTGACGTCGGTGACGTGCCGGCCGCCGTCCGTGCCGCCGGTCAGGTTCCAGATGACCCAGGAGTCCATGGTGCCGAAGAGGATGTCCCCGGCCTCGGCGCGCTCGCGCAGGCCCTCGACGTTGTCGAGCAGCCAGCGGACCTTGGGGCCCGCGAAGTAGGAGGCGAGGGGGAGGCCGGTCTCGCGGCGGAAGCGGTCCTGGCCGACGTTCCGGCCGAGCTCCTTGCACAGGGCGTCGGTGCGGGTGTCCTGCCAGACGATCGCGTTGTGGACGGGCTCGCCGGTGTTCTTGTCCCACAGCAGCGTCGTCTCGCGCTGGTTGGTGATGCCGATGGCCTTGACGTCGGCGGCGGTGATGCCCGCCTTCTCGATGGCGCCGGCGACGACTTCCTGGACGTTGGTCCAGATCTCGGCGGCGTTGTGCTCGACCCAGCCGGGCTTGGGGAAGATCTGCTCGTGCTCCTTCTGGTCGACGGAGACGATGCGCCCGTCGCGGTCGAAGACGATGCAGCGGCTGGAGGTCGTGCCCTGGTCGATGGCGGCGATGAAGGGGCCGGTGCCGTGGGAGGTCGTGGCGGTCATAGGGGGTGTGCTCCTCGGGGTCGGTGACGGATCGGGGCGACTGGGCTCAGCCGGCGAACGCGAGGGAGTAGATACCCGCGGCGGCGGCTCCACCGATCAGCGGGCCCACGACGGGAATCCAGGCGTACCCCCAGTCGGAGCCGCCCTTGTTCGGCAGCGGCAGCAGCGCGTGGACGATGCGGGGGCCGAGGTCGCGGGCCGGGTTGATGGCGTAGCCGGTCGGGCCGCCGAGCGAGAGGCCGATCCCGACGACGACGAAGGCGACGATCAGACCGCCGAGGACGTTCAGGCCCTTGCCGTCGTCGTTGAGGCCCTGGGTGAGCACGGCCAGGACGAGGACCAGGGTGCCGATGATCTCGGTGGCGAGGTTCTGCCACACGTTGCGGATCTCGGGGCCGGTGGAGAAGATGCCGAGGACCGGTCCGGGGCCTTCGACGGCGGGCTTGGAGGCGGTCTCCGGGTCGGTCAGGTGGGCCTGGAAGTGGCCGTAGTAGGCGATCCAGACCAGCGCGGCACCGATCATGGCGCCGAGGAGCTGACCGGCGAAGTAGTAGGGGACCTGGCTCCAGTCCCCGTCCTTCAGGGCGATGCCGACGGTGACCGCCGGGTTCAGATGGGCGCCGGAGAGGGAACCGGTCATGTAGACGGCGGTCATGACAGCGAAGCCCCACCCGAAGGTGATGGCCACCCAGCCCGCGTTCTGCGCCTTGGAGCGCTTGAGCACGACGGCGGCGACGACGCCTCCGCCGAGGAGGATGAGTACGGCGGTACCGATGATCTCGCCGATGAAGATGTCGGAGCTGGACACCCGCGACTCCTTTGTCCTTCGTCCAGGGGAAAGGCGAACCCCGGGTCCCTCCGGTGGTCCGTGCCCTCGGGATGAGGGCGGTGCCGGCCTCCTGGCGTTGTCACACTCTAACGCGTGATTCCGGTAGGTGTTCGACAATGCCGACCGATGGACGGCAGTTTTGCCCCCGGGGAACAGCCAGTCAAGGCTTGGGCCGTGAGAAACCCGATCGTTACCGCGAGCGTCCGCGCAGGGCAGCGCGAAGGCCCCGCGCACGGCGCGGAGCCTGAGGGGAGAGGGAGGGTCGCCCGGCCGTCAGAAGCGGCCCGCGCCCAGGTCGCGGGAGACCGCCCGCGCGCACTCCCGTACCGCCGCGATCAGCTCCGAGCGCAGCTCGCCCCGGTCGCAGACCCGCTCGACCGCGCCCGTGATGGCGACCGCGCCCACGGGCATCCGCCGCCGGTCGTGGATGGGCGCCGCCACCGAGGCCACGCCCTCCCAGGTCTCCTCCAGGTCGGCGGCCCAGCCGCGCGCCCGCGTGAGGTCCAGCAGCTCCTCGAAGTCCTCCAGCGCCGTGACCGTACGGGGCGTGAACGCCTTGCGCTCCACCTCCAGGGCCTCGCTGTGCGCCACCGGGTCGTACGCGGAGAGCACCTTGCCCAGCGCCGTGGAGTGCAGCGGCTGCATCGCGCCGACCTCCAGCACCTGGCGGCTGTCGTCGGGGCGGAAGACATGGTGGATGACCAGCACCCCGTGCTGGTGGAGCACGCCCAGGTGCACGCTCTCGCCGGACGACCTGGCCAGGTCGTCCGTCCATACGAGGGCCCGCGCGCGCAGCTCGTGCACGTCCAGGTAGCTGTTGCCGAGGCGCAGCAGCTCGGCCCCCAGCTGGTACCGGCCCGACGCCGCGTCCTGCTCGACGAACCCCTCCGCCTGGAGCGTGCGCAGGATGCCGTGCGCCGTGCCCTTCGCCAGGCCGAGCGACGACGCGATGTCGGAGAGACCCAGCCGGCGCTCTCCGCCCGCGAGCAGCCGCAGCATCGCCGCCGCCCGCTCAAGCGACTGGATGTTCTTCGCCATCCCCGGCCTGCTCCTTCACTTCGCGGTTCGACAATGCTGAACAGTATCGGTCGTTACCGACCTCCGGCCACATCGCGGAGCGCTGTACGCGCCACTTGGCCGGACTTCGCCCCCCGCCAAGCATGCCGTCCGCCACGTGGGACGACGTGTCCGCCCCGGAGCATGGCGGTTAGGCTGACGACGTGCGCCTCCCCCCGGAGCCGCAAAGCCGACAGCCGTCGCACCCCAGGGAGCACCTCCATGGCCTCGTTGCCGACCCCTTCCGCCACGCCCGCCGACAGCGGCGCCCGAGCAGCCGCGCTCCGCGACGCCCTCGCCTCGCGGGTGGTCGTCGCCGACGGAGCCATGGGCACGATGCTCCAGGCGCAGGACCCCACCCTCGACGACTTCGAGAACCTCGAAGGCTGCAACGAGATCCTCAACCTCACCCGGCCCGACATCGTCCGCTCGGTCCACGACGCGTACTTCGCCGTCGGTGTGGACTGCGTCGAGACCAACACCTTCGGCGCCAACTTCTCCGCGCTCGCCGAGTACGACATCGCCCACCGCGTCCACGAGCTGTCCGAGTCCGGCGCCCGCATCGCCCGCGAGTCCGCCGACCGGCACACGGCCGCCGACGGCCGGCAGCGCTGGGTCCTCGGCTCCATGGGCCCCGGCACCAAGCTGCCCACGCTGGGCCACGCCCCGTACACCACCCTCCGCGACGCCTACCAGAGCAGCGCCGAGGGCCTGGTCACCGGCGGCGCCGACGCGCTCCTCGTGGAGACCACACAGGACCTCCTCCAGACCAAGGCCGCCGTCCTCGGCGCCCGGCGCGGCCTGGAGGCCCTCGGGGTGGACGTGCCGCTCATCGTCTCCGTCACGGTCGAGACCACCGGCACCATGCTCCTCGGCTCCGAGATCGGAGCCGCGCTCACCGCGCTGGAGCCCCTCGGCATCGACATGATCGGCCTGAACTGCGCCACCGGCCCCGCCGAGATGAGCGAGCACCTGCGCTACCTCGCCCGCCACGCCCGCGTCCCCCTCTCCTGCATGCCCAACGCGGGCCTGCCCGTCCTCGGCAAGGACGGCGCCCACTACCCGCTCACCGCGCCCGAGCTGGCCGACGCCCAGGAGACCTTCGTCCGCGATTACGGGCTGTCGCTCGTCGGCGGCTGCTGCGGTACGACCCCCGAGCACCTGCGCCAGGTCGTGGAGCGCGTACGGGACCTCACCCCCGCGCCCCGCGACCCGCGCCCCGAGCCGGGCGCCGCGTCCCTGTACCAGAGCGTGCCGTTCCGGCAGGACACCTCGTACCTGGCGATCGGCGAGCGGACCAACGCCAACGGCTCCAAGAAGTTCCGCGAGGCCATGCTCGAAGGCCGCTGGGACGACTGCGTGGAGATGGCCCGCGACCAGATCCGCGAGGGCGCCCACATGCTCGATCTGTGCGTCGACTACGTGGGCCGCGACGGCGTCGCCGACATGGAGGAGCTGGCCGGCCGCTTCGCCACCGCCTCCACCCTGCCCATCGTGCTGGACTCCACCGAGGTCGAGGTGCTCCGCGCCGGCCTGGAGAAGCTCGGCGGCCGCGCCGTCATCAACTCCGTCAACTACGAGGACGGCGACGGCCCCGAGTCCCGCTTCGCCAAGGTCACCGGCCTCGCCAGGGAGCACGGCGCCGCGCTCATCGCCCTCACCATCGACGAGGAGGGCCAGGCCCGCACCGCCGAGAAGAAGGTCGAGATCGCCGAGCGGCTCATCGCCGACCTCACCGGCAACTGGGGCATCCACGAGTCCGACATCCTCGTCGACTGCCTCACCTTCACCATCTGCACCGGCCAGGAGGAGTCCCGCAAGGACGGCATCGCCACCATCGAGGCCATCCGCGAGCTGAAGCGCCGCCACCCCGACGTGCAGACGACGCTCGGCCTGTCGAACATCTCCTTCGGCCTCAACCCTGCCGCCCGCATCCTGCTCAACTCCGTCTTCCTGGACGAGTGCGTCAAGGCCGGCCTCGACTCCGCGATCGTCCACGCCTCCAAGATCCTCCCCATCGCCCGCTTCGACGAGGAGCAGGTCACCACCGCCCTCGACCTCATCTACGACCGCCGCCGCGAGGGCTACGACCCGCTCCAGAAGCTGATGGAGCTGTTCGAGGGCGCCACCGCCAAGTCCCTCAAGGCCGGCAAGGCCGAGGAGCTGGCCGCGCTCCCGCTGGAGGAGCGCCTCAAGCGCCGCATCATCGACGGTGAGAAGAACGGCCTCGAAGCCGACCTCGACGAGGCGCTGCGCACCCGCAAGGCCCTCGACATCGTCAACGACACGCTCCTGGACGGCATGAAGGTCGTCGGCGAGCTGTTCGGCTCGGGCCAGATGCAGCTGCCGTTCGTCCTCCAGTCCGCCGAGGTCATGAAGACGGCCGTCGCCCACCTCGAACCGCACATGGAGAAGACGGACGACGAGGGCAAGGGCACCATCGTGCTCGCCACCGTCCGCGGCGACGTCCACGACATCGGCAAGAACCTCGTGGACATCATCCTGTCCAACAACGGCTACAACGTCGTCAACCTCGGCATCAAGCAGCCCGTCTCCGCGATCCTGGAGGCCGCCGAGGAGCACAAGGCGGACGTGATCGGCATGTCCGGACTGCTCGTCAAGTCCACCGTGATCATGAAGGAGAACCTGGAGGAGCTCAACCAGCGCGACCTCGCCGCCAAGTACCCGGTCATCCTCGGCGGCGCCGCCCTCACCCGCGCCTACGTCGAGCAGGACCTCCACGAGATCTACCAGGGCGAGGTCCGCTACGCCCGTGACGCCTTCGAGGGCCTGCGCCTCATGGACGCCCTCATCGCCGTCAAGCGCGGCGTGCCCGGCGCCACGCTCCCCGAACTGCGCCAGCGCCGCGTGCGCGCCACGCCGGACCTGGCGGTGGAGGAGCGCGAGCCCGAGACCGGCGTCCGCTCCGACGTGGCCACGGACAACCCCGTACCGGAGCCGCCCTTCTGGGGCACCCGCGTCGTCAAGGGCATCCAGCTCAAGGAGTACGCGGGCTGGCTGGACGAGGGCGCGCTCTTCAAGGGCCAGTGGGGGCTGAAGCAGAACCGGACCGGTGAGGGCCCCTCGTACGAGGAACTGGTCGAGACCGAGGGCCGCCCCCGGCTGCGCGGCTGGCTGGACCGCCTCCACACGGACAACCTGCTCGAAGCCGCCGTCGTCCAGGGCTACTTCCCGTGCGTGTCCAAGGGCGACGACCTGATCATCCTGGACGAGGCCGGCCACGAGCGGACCCGCTTCACCTTCCCGCGCCAGCGCCGGGGCCGCCGCCTGTGCCTCGCGGACTTCTTCCGCCCGGAGGAGTCCGGCGAGACGGACGTCGTCGGCCTCCAGGTCGTCACCGTCGGCTCCCGCATCGGCGAGGAGACCGCGCGGCTGTTCGAGGCCAACGCGTACCGCGACTACCTGGAGCTGCACGGCCTGTCCGTCCAGCTGGCCGAGGCCCTCGCCGAGTACTGGCACGCCCGCGTCCGCGCCGAGCTGGGCTTCGGCGGCGAGGACCCGGCGGACGTCGAGGACATGTTCGCGCTGAAGTACCGCGGCGCGCGCTTCTCGCTCGGCTACGGCGCCTGCCCGGACCTGGAGGACCGCGCCAAGATCGCGGAACTGCTCCAGCCGGAGCGGATCGGCGTCCACCTGTCCGAGGAGTTCCAGCTCCACCCGGAGCAGTCCACGGACGCCATCGTCATCCACCACCCGGAGGCGAAGTACTTCAACGCCCGCTGACCCGCCCCGGCCGGGCGGCGCCCCCGTACGGGCCCGCTGTCCCGCCTTGACCGGGCGGTGCCCGATCCGGTGCCCCGCCTTGGCCGGGC
This genomic window from Streptomyces thermolilacinus SPC6 contains:
- the metH gene encoding methionine synthase, giving the protein MASLPTPSATPADSGARAAALRDALASRVVVADGAMGTMLQAQDPTLDDFENLEGCNEILNLTRPDIVRSVHDAYFAVGVDCVETNTFGANFSALAEYDIAHRVHELSESGARIARESADRHTAADGRQRWVLGSMGPGTKLPTLGHAPYTTLRDAYQSSAEGLVTGGADALLVETTQDLLQTKAAVLGARRGLEALGVDVPLIVSVTVETTGTMLLGSEIGAALTALEPLGIDMIGLNCATGPAEMSEHLRYLARHARVPLSCMPNAGLPVLGKDGAHYPLTAPELADAQETFVRDYGLSLVGGCCGTTPEHLRQVVERVRDLTPAPRDPRPEPGAASLYQSVPFRQDTSYLAIGERTNANGSKKFREAMLEGRWDDCVEMARDQIREGAHMLDLCVDYVGRDGVADMEELAGRFATASTLPIVLDSTEVEVLRAGLEKLGGRAVINSVNYEDGDGPESRFAKVTGLAREHGAALIALTIDEEGQARTAEKKVEIAERLIADLTGNWGIHESDILVDCLTFTICTGQEESRKDGIATIEAIRELKRRHPDVQTTLGLSNISFGLNPAARILLNSVFLDECVKAGLDSAIVHASKILPIARFDEEQVTTALDLIYDRRREGYDPLQKLMELFEGATAKSLKAGKAEELAALPLEERLKRRIIDGEKNGLEADLDEALRTRKALDIVNDTLLDGMKVVGELFGSGQMQLPFVLQSAEVMKTAVAHLEPHMEKTDDEGKGTIVLATVRGDVHDIGKNLVDIILSNNGYNVVNLGIKQPVSAILEAAEEHKADVIGMSGLLVKSTVIMKENLEELNQRDLAAKYPVILGGAALTRAYVEQDLHEIYQGEVRYARDAFEGLRLMDALIAVKRGVPGATLPELRQRRVRATPDLAVEEREPETGVRSDVATDNPVPEPPFWGTRVVKGIQLKEYAGWLDEGALFKGQWGLKQNRTGEGPSYEELVETEGRPRLRGWLDRLHTDNLLEAAVVQGYFPCVSKGDDLIILDEAGHERTRFTFPRQRRGRRLCLADFFRPEESGETDVVGLQVVTVGSRIGEETARLFEANAYRDYLELHGLSVQLAEALAEYWHARVRAELGFGGEDPADVEDMFALKYRGARFSLGYGACPDLEDRAKIAELLQPERIGVHLSEEFQLHPEQSTDAIVIHHPEAKYFNAR